The Acidicapsa acidisoli genome contains a region encoding:
- a CDS encoding FG-GAP-like repeat-containing protein, whose product MVTAPRPVRPSTLAIASCHPDFLSTRRLGKFIVLCLALAAAVCGTGKAASALTKTATTTTLAVTSGGNEVTTVTSGSVVTLTTSVKVGATAVTTGQVDFCDASATYCTDIHVLGTAQLTSAGTATLKFRPGIGSHSYKAVFAGTNTQAASSSSDSALTVTGTPVTYATTTTIGKSGSWGKYTLTATVTESGGKPVPTGTAKFLDTSNGNAVLGTANLGPATSGVSWLNPQTPSVGFKPYSVAAGDFNGDGILDMAVANIGDGTVTILMGKGDGTFTAKPGTLAVASAGYVTAADFNGDGNLDLVVTSFSIATTLAIYLGNGDGTFTQAASPTVVPFATDVTVADFNGDGIPDMAVSTESSGGISILLGNGDGTFTSSQITVWDQGCVADIGSGDFNGDGKTDLVLTSNCEYNGGHPIAILLGNGDGTFTTGTYPQTGIAANAVVVADLNGDGRPDLAVPFGEDGSMLTVFLNNGDGTFTSSEYGPSSGGNESSLAAGDFNGDGIVDLAVPGLNNTVSIFQGKGDGTFTLLPTTPATGGSPVSIAVGDFNGDGSADLVTTNEDDRTVTVLLSQPSQTAIATATNVVVAVPGQHLVDASYPGDMNYNASVSGTTELWGEPPATTTTMSITTGRSPVTTVSSGSIVTLTATVSVGATPLTTGQVDFCDASAPYCTDIHVIGTAQLKSNGTAAFAFVPGAGQHSYKALLLQNGWGGISSSSAMSLTVNPETGVTYPTTTTIAQSGTVGNYTLTATVIEAGGVTAPTGSVSFLDTSYANAVLGKAALGAATPGLAWLNSQTPATGTEPEVAVAADFNLDGKADLAVVNLSSSTVTILLGNGDGTFTEAANSPTVGTQPSAIATGDFNGDGVPDLAIANQDPTNAITILLGKGDGSFTAAASPALGQYPMSMIVGDFNGDGILDIAVSNFANYYGQNTLTILEGKGDGTFTPVVSAGIPGSPTAYLIAGDINGDGILDLVGLTTDGFSIDAYLGNGDGSFRNGGSIPVQPVVDDMALADVNRDGRLDIIAANSIQGAITVFLGNGNGTFSQTGITTYPTQGTPLHIRVADFNEDGLPDVVGAFENSDIPILLGNGDGTFTSISPVPNSGNIYTYITNIALGDFNGDGRPDVAGVEAYNNALTIQLSQPAQTASATANGISPAGPAPHLVDARYSGDSNYTTSTSGTTSLNVQAPMPVISPASGTYTSIQSVTITDTVPGATIYYTINGNQPSTASTVYTGSITVSAQYETIQAIAVATGYETSAIATANYTLNLRAPAAPVLSLPAGNYPGAQTVTISDVTPGAVIYYTTNGSWPTTSSAQYAGPITVSSSETLAAVAANGYALSPPVSAQYLIDSSSSSFIYTVAGSGIFGYSGDGGPATAADLNDPVGTALDTAGNLYIADADNNVIRKVSAGTGVISTVAGTGVAGYSGDSGAATSAALSSPSNVALDSAGNLYIADSGNNVIRKVMATTGVITTVAGNGTSGYSGDNGAAASAELNYPTGIALDGSGNLYIADSYNNRIREVTAKTGTITTVAGNGQFGSTGDGGPATSATFEFPKGVATDSAGNLYIAGYYDNVIRKVNASNGVISTVAGNGFGAGRDEGGYTGDGGPATNAELYWPESVAVDGVGNLYIADSYNQVIRKVTASSGIITTIVGNGYSCRSLGGDGGPATDAALCYPMGVSLDSAGNLYIADSSVSQIRKATVSSIPPTASTASPVFSVAAGTYATPQTLTITDSTPGAAIYVTTDGTSPTTFGAEYNGPISVSGTVTVQALALAPGNLSSTPVKAKYTITSPPAAVISTVTGNGVFGSSGVGGPATSAQIGLPQGLAFDGAGNLYIADAGNSVVWMVSAKTGVLSIAAGNGTFGYSGDGGPATNAQFDSPQAVAIDSDGNLYIADSFNQVVRKVTASTGVISTIAGIHYQIGTPGQIGDGGPATAAFLNSPNGLALDSAGNLYISDAGHNAVRMVSASSGIITSVAGNGNDGFSGDGGPATSASVENPNALAIDSTGNLYIATSYVGRIRKVAAGTGIITTVAGNGDVNGSSGDGGPATRAEVYPQGLAVDSSGNLYLSNWAATVRAVATSTDVIARVAGNGYPGYSGDGGSATIAQIVNPQGLAFDAAGNLYFADTGNFRVRKVTFSGATATPVFSVPAGTYTSIQNVTITDNTPGATIYYTTDGTTPTTGSSVYSGPITVSQTETLEALAVATGDAQSAVATAAYTIHLPVAPTVTVTPSSASITTAQALTITIAVSGGSGNPAATGAVTLTSGSYSAQQILANGSATFTLAAGTLPVGSDTLTAAYTPDASSASVYTTATQSATVTVTTPIGTAIPTVTVTPSATAITDEQAVNVTVSVTGGSGQATPSGTIILASGPYRTIWTLANGSATFHISAGTLSGATNTLTATYSGDATYDSANGTATITVSQVVVAIPAPSPVSPGNAATATATFSAGSAYSGTMNLACSLTGSPAGAQNAPTCSLSPASVTIASGGTGTTVLTVHTTATTSSALARPSRPNSWGLGGGAVMAIALIFGVPSRRRRWSALMVLLSVVVTAGVVGCGGGQSSTPPTSPVTPTTTAGSYTFNVTGTDTVNAKITASASVTILVQ is encoded by the coding sequence GGGAACGGCCACGCTGAAGTTCCGTCCGGGCATCGGAAGCCACAGCTACAAGGCGGTATTTGCGGGAACGAATACGCAGGCTGCCAGCTCGTCCAGTGACTCCGCGCTCACGGTGACCGGAACGCCGGTTACGTATGCGACGACGACCACGATCGGAAAAAGCGGGAGCTGGGGTAAGTACACGCTGACGGCCACGGTTACGGAATCGGGCGGAAAACCCGTACCGACCGGGACTGCGAAATTTCTGGATACAAGCAATGGAAATGCAGTGCTGGGAACGGCGAATCTTGGCCCGGCTACATCGGGGGTGAGCTGGCTCAATCCGCAGACGCCGAGCGTTGGCTTCAAACCATATTCGGTTGCGGCCGGTGACTTTAACGGCGATGGAATCCTCGATATGGCCGTGGCGAATATTGGCGATGGCACTGTAACCATCCTCATGGGCAAGGGAGACGGCACATTTACCGCCAAGCCGGGCACCTTGGCGGTTGCGAGCGCAGGGTACGTAACCGCGGCGGATTTCAACGGGGACGGCAACCTCGATCTCGTGGTCACGAGCTTCTCGATTGCGACGACACTGGCGATCTACCTTGGCAATGGAGATGGCACGTTTACACAGGCGGCCAGTCCGACAGTTGTGCCGTTCGCAACGGATGTGACGGTAGCCGATTTCAATGGCGACGGGATTCCCGATATGGCGGTGTCAACTGAGAGCAGCGGAGGGATTTCAATCCTTCTCGGGAACGGCGATGGGACCTTCACTTCAAGCCAGATCACTGTTTGGGACCAAGGCTGCGTTGCGGACATTGGAAGTGGAGATTTCAATGGAGACGGCAAAACGGACCTTGTTCTTACGAGCAATTGTGAATACAACGGCGGCCATCCCATTGCCATTCTTCTAGGGAACGGGGATGGGACTTTTACGACCGGGACGTATCCGCAGACGGGAATTGCGGCAAACGCAGTGGTGGTTGCGGACTTGAATGGGGATGGCAGGCCGGATCTGGCTGTGCCGTTTGGCGAAGACGGTTCGATGCTAACCGTGTTCCTGAACAACGGAGATGGAACGTTCACGTCCAGCGAATATGGCCCTTCGAGTGGCGGCAATGAATCCTCGCTTGCAGCAGGGGACTTCAACGGAGACGGAATCGTCGATTTGGCCGTGCCGGGCTTAAACAATACGGTTTCGATCTTTCAGGGAAAGGGAGACGGAACTTTTACTCTGCTGCCGACGACGCCGGCGACAGGCGGTTCTCCGGTTTCCATTGCTGTCGGTGATTTCAATGGGGATGGCAGCGCCGACCTGGTAACAACCAACGAAGACGACAGGACGGTGACGGTATTGCTCTCGCAGCCGTCACAGACAGCGATCGCAACCGCGACCAATGTTGTGGTGGCTGTCCCTGGCCAGCATCTGGTCGATGCCAGCTACCCCGGAGATATGAACTACAACGCAAGCGTATCGGGCACAACGGAACTCTGGGGAGAACCGCCTGCGACGACGACAACGATGTCGATTACGACGGGCCGCTCCCCTGTTACAACGGTCTCTTCTGGCAGTATCGTGACGCTTACGGCGACCGTCAGCGTGGGCGCGACTCCTCTGACGACGGGGCAAGTAGACTTCTGCGACGCATCCGCACCGTACTGCACCGACATTCATGTGATTGGCACGGCACAACTCAAGAGCAATGGGACTGCGGCGTTTGCGTTTGTTCCCGGCGCCGGACAACACAGCTATAAGGCATTGCTTCTGCAAAACGGCTGGGGCGGGATCAGTTCCTCCAGCGCCATGTCTCTGACGGTCAATCCCGAGACAGGTGTTACCTATCCAACCACGACTACGATCGCGCAGAGCGGCACGGTAGGCAACTACACTCTGACAGCGACAGTGATAGAAGCCGGTGGCGTGACAGCGCCAACAGGAAGCGTGTCGTTCCTCGACACCAGTTATGCAAACGCAGTGCTCGGCAAGGCGGCTTTGGGGGCTGCTACGCCGGGGCTGGCGTGGCTGAACTCTCAAACGCCGGCGACAGGCACAGAACCAGAGGTTGCGGTGGCTGCGGATTTCAATCTGGACGGCAAGGCGGACCTGGCGGTAGTGAATCTATCGAGCAGCACGGTCACGATTCTGCTGGGCAACGGCGATGGGACGTTCACGGAAGCAGCGAACAGTCCCACGGTGGGCACGCAACCTAGCGCCATTGCCACCGGTGACTTCAACGGTGATGGAGTACCGGACCTTGCAATCGCCAATCAAGACCCGACCAACGCAATCACCATCCTGCTTGGCAAGGGCGATGGATCGTTTACCGCGGCAGCAAGTCCCGCTCTGGGCCAGTATCCAATGTCGATGATAGTTGGCGATTTCAACGGGGACGGAATTCTGGATATTGCTGTTTCCAACTTCGCGAATTACTACGGTCAGAACACTCTTACGATCCTTGAGGGCAAGGGCGACGGTACCTTTACGCCGGTGGTCTCCGCCGGGATTCCGGGCTCGCCTACTGCATACCTTATTGCTGGTGACATCAACGGGGACGGAATTCTGGATCTGGTTGGCCTTACAACAGACGGCTTCTCAATCGACGCCTATCTGGGCAATGGAGATGGGAGCTTCCGGAACGGAGGATCGATTCCTGTCCAACCCGTTGTAGACGATATGGCCCTGGCCGATGTAAACCGCGATGGCAGGCTGGACATTATCGCGGCGAATTCCATCCAGGGAGCCATCACTGTCTTCCTGGGTAATGGCAACGGCACGTTCTCGCAAACCGGAATTACTACGTATCCGACGCAAGGTACTCCCCTGCACATCCGGGTGGCCGATTTCAACGAAGACGGCCTGCCGGATGTGGTTGGTGCATTCGAGAACTCCGACATACCCATTCTGCTCGGCAATGGCGATGGTACCTTCACGTCGATCAGCCCGGTTCCCAACAGTGGAAATATCTATACCTACATCACGAACATTGCGCTGGGGGACTTCAACGGCGACGGCAGACCTGACGTGGCTGGCGTGGAAGCCTACAACAATGCGCTGACGATCCAATTGAGTCAACCCGCACAGACGGCCTCTGCAACCGCCAACGGAATTTCGCCCGCTGGCCCGGCTCCGCACCTGGTCGATGCACGCTATTCCGGCGACAGCAACTACACAACGAGCACTTCGGGGACAACCTCGCTCAACGTTCAAGCGCCGATGCCTGTAATCTCGCCCGCATCCGGAACCTATACGTCGATCCAGTCGGTGACAATCACCGACACGGTTCCGGGAGCGACGATCTACTACACGATCAATGGAAATCAGCCGAGCACCGCTTCGACCGTCTATACGGGATCGATCACCGTCTCGGCGCAGTATGAAACCATCCAGGCGATTGCGGTTGCTACGGGCTATGAGACGAGCGCGATAGCGACAGCAAACTACACATTGAATCTGCGCGCTCCCGCCGCGCCGGTGCTGTCACTTCCCGCGGGAAACTACCCTGGCGCTCAGACTGTGACGATTTCAGACGTGACACCCGGTGCTGTCATCTACTACACGACAAACGGATCGTGGCCGACGACAAGTTCCGCGCAATATGCTGGCCCCATCACCGTTTCCTCGTCAGAGACACTGGCGGCAGTCGCAGCCAATGGATACGCTTTAAGTCCGCCAGTCAGTGCGCAGTACCTCATAGACTCGTCTTCGAGTTCTTTTATCTACACTGTCGCCGGGAGCGGGATCTTCGGGTATAGCGGCGATGGAGGTCCGGCAACCGCCGCTGACTTGAATGATCCCGTTGGAACCGCCCTGGATACCGCGGGCAATCTCTACATTGCAGACGCAGACAACAACGTGATCCGCAAGGTCAGTGCCGGCACCGGTGTTATCAGCACAGTGGCCGGCACTGGAGTCGCTGGATACAGCGGCGACAGTGGAGCGGCAACGTCGGCAGCGCTCTCTTCGCCGTCGAATGTGGCGCTCGACAGCGCGGGCAACCTGTACATCGCGGACTCCGGTAACAACGTAATTCGCAAAGTAATGGCAACGACAGGAGTCATCACCACTGTTGCAGGCAACGGAACGTCCGGGTATAGCGGCGACAATGGTGCTGCGGCAAGCGCGGAATTGAACTATCCCACAGGAATCGCTTTGGATGGCTCCGGCAATCTTTATATTGCCGATTCGTACAACAATCGCATCCGCGAAGTTACCGCGAAGACCGGGACGATTACGACCGTCGCCGGGAACGGACAATTTGGCTCAACTGGAGATGGCGGTCCTGCAACGAGCGCGACGTTTGAATTTCCAAAGGGGGTTGCCACCGACAGCGCTGGCAATCTCTATATTGCCGGCTACTATGACAATGTCATCCGCAAGGTAAATGCCAGCAACGGAGTAATTTCGACTGTGGCTGGCAACGGCTTCGGAGCTGGCCGTGATGAAGGCGGCTACACCGGAGATGGCGGCCCCGCAACCAACGCGGAGCTGTACTGGCCAGAATCCGTGGCTGTGGACGGAGTTGGCAACCTCTACATAGCCGATAGCTATAACCAGGTCATCCGGAAGGTGACAGCAAGCAGCGGCATCATTACGACTATCGTTGGAAACGGATACTCTTGTCGCTCGCTTGGAGGGGATGGCGGACCGGCGACCGATGCAGCGCTCTGCTATCCAATGGGCGTTTCGCTCGATAGCGCCGGAAATCTGTATATTGCCGACAGCTCCGTAAGCCAAATCCGGAAAGCGACGGTTTCCAGCATTCCTCCGACCGCGTCAACGGCCTCGCCTGTGTTCTCCGTAGCGGCAGGAACCTATGCCACCCCTCAGACGTTGACGATCACCGATTCCACGCCTGGAGCCGCCATCTATGTAACGACGGACGGAACATCGCCCACTACCTTCGGGGCTGAATACAACGGACCCATCAGCGTATCCGGGACAGTGACGGTGCAGGCGCTGGCACTGGCGCCGGGAAATCTTTCGAGCACTCCCGTCAAGGCGAAGTATACGATCACATCTCCGCCCGCCGCGGTGATCTCTACCGTGACAGGAAACGGCGTGTTCGGCTCCTCCGGGGTTGGAGGTCCAGCAACCAGTGCGCAGATAGGCCTTCCTCAGGGGCTCGCGTTCGATGGCGCCGGAAACCTTTATATCGCGGACGCCGGGAACAGCGTTGTCTGGATGGTGTCAGCGAAGACCGGCGTCCTCTCAATTGCCGCAGGGAATGGAACATTTGGCTACAGCGGGGATGGCGGTCCGGCAACCAATGCTCAGTTTGATTCGCCCCAGGCCGTGGCAATTGACAGCGACGGCAACCTTTATATCGCCGACTCCTTTAACCAGGTAGTCCGAAAGGTGACAGCCAGCACAGGAGTGATCTCAACTATTGCGGGAATCCATTACCAAATCGGCACTCCGGGGCAGATTGGCGATGGCGGCCCGGCAACAGCCGCGTTTCTAAATAGTCCCAACGGTCTGGCGCTGGATAGCGCCGGCAATCTGTATATTTCGGACGCCGGCCACAATGCGGTTCGCATGGTCTCCGCGAGCAGCGGCATTATCACCTCGGTCGCGGGAAATGGAAATGACGGCTTTAGCGGCGATGGCGGCCCGGCCACGAGCGCAAGCGTTGAGAATCCCAATGCGCTTGCGATCGACAGTACCGGCAACCTGTACATTGCAACTTCTTACGTCGGGAGGATTCGCAAGGTTGCGGCGGGAACTGGAATCATCACAACGGTGGCCGGAAATGGCGATGTAAATGGCAGCAGCGGCGATGGCGGCCCGGCGACCAGAGCGGAGGTATATCCGCAGGGTCTGGCGGTCGACTCATCGGGCAATCTCTACTTGTCAAATTGGGCTGCCACGGTCCGAGCGGTAGCAACGAGTACGGATGTCATTGCGAGAGTAGCCGGAAACGGATACCCAGGCTACAGCGGCGACGGCGGCTCGGCAACTATCGCCCAAATCGTAAACCCTCAAGGACTTGCATTCGATGCGGCAGGCAACCTCTATTTTGCAGATACCGGCAATTTCCGAGTCCGGAAAGTTACCTTCTCCGGTGCGACAGCTACCCCTGTCTTCAGTGTCCCGGCGGGCACCTACACAAGCATCCAGAATGTGACTATCACGGATAATACACCTGGCGCGACCATCTACTACACCACGGACGGGACGACACCAACAACAGGCTCCAGCGTGTATAGCGGCCCGATTACTGTCTCGCAGACAGAGACCCTGGAAGCTCTTGCCGTAGCTACGGGTGACGCTCAAAGCGCGGTGGCCACGGCGGCTTACACCATCCATCTCCCGGTCGCCCCCACCGTGACGGTCACTCCATCGTCGGCGAGCATCACAACCGCTCAGGCGTTGACGATCACGATTGCGGTCAGCGGGGGAAGCGGCAATCCCGCTGCTACCGGCGCAGTGACGCTGACCAGCGGAAGCTATAGCGCGCAGCAGATACTCGCCAACGGTTCGGCCACCTTCACCTTGGCCGCGGGAACGCTTCCGGTGGGCAGCGACACGCTTACGGCTGCTTATACTCCGGATGCCTCCAGCGCCAGCGTATACACGACCGCAACGCAATCGGCAACTGTGACCGTTACGACTCCAATCGGCACGGCAATCCCAACTGTCACAGTGACTCCATCAGCCACAGCCATTACCGACGAACAGGCTGTCAACGTAACAGTCAGCGTCACGGGCGGCAGCGGACAAGCGACGCCATCCGGAACCATTATCCTCGCAAGTGGTCCATATAGGACAATATGGACGCTGGCAAACGGTTCGGCCACCTTTCACATTTCTGCCGGGACATTGAGCGGTGCCACCAACACGTTGACAGCTACCTACTCAGGCGACGCAACGTATGACAGCGCCAACGGGACAGCCACCATCACGGTTTCCCAGGTAGTGGTTGCGATACCCGCTCCATCTCCGGTATCTCCCGGAAACGCCGCAACGGCGACAGCGACGTTTTCGGCAGGAAGCGCATACTCAGGAACAATGAATTTGGCCTGTTCCCTGACCGGTTCTCCCGCAGGCGCGCAGAATGCGCCTACCTGCAGCCTGAGTCCTGCAAGTGTAACGATTGCATCCGGTGGCACCGGAACCACAGTGTTGACTGTGCATACAACGGCAACGACAAGCAGCGCTCTGGCGCGACCATCACGGCCGAACTCCTGGGGGCTTGGCGGCGGTGCAGTAATGGCCATTGCGCTCATCTTTGGCGTTCCATCAAGGCGGCGTCGCTGGAGTGCGCTGATGGTTCTGTTGTCTGTAGTGGTGACTGCAGGGGTTGTCGGCTGCGGCGGCGGCCAGAGTTCCACGCCACCTACGAGTCCCGTTACTCCCACTACAACCGCCGGCAGCTACACCTTTAACGTGACGGGCACAGACACAGTCAACGCAAAGATTACCGCCTCGGCAAGTGTCACTATTCTTGTTCAGTAA
- the leuS gene encoding leucine--tRNA ligase: MAEEKELRYDPATIEPKWQAKWAANPALYAAETDTSKPKYYVLEMLPYPSGQLHMGHVRNYSIGDALARYMWMQGYNVLHPMGWDAFGLPAENAALKNNTPPREWTLQNIAAMKRQMLRLGLGYDWANEITTCLPDYYRWNQWFFLRMYERGLAYRKQSKVNWCSLCATVLANEQVIDGCCWRHEDNIVEQRNLEQWFYRITEYAQELLDGLDKLPGWPEKVRTMQRNWIGRSEGTEVDFTVEGGGEKIRVFTTRVDTIFGATSVQLAPEHPLVPALTAGNVALEREISAMIDKQKTAREAGDLGAVEKHGVFLGHYAINPYNGERVPIWVANYVLMEYGTGAIMSVPGHDERDFEFATKYGVEIRRVIRPVGESEDESELPFVSEVGVLVNSGQYDGLICGEAQKKLQQAAVKGGFGEAKVTFRLRDWGVSRQRYWGTPIPMVNCPEHGLVPVPDDQLPVLLPEQIEITQQGGSPLSRVPEFLNTTCPKCGGPATRETDTMDTFVDSSWYFYRYTDAKNSSAPFSSEIANYWFPIDQYIGGVEHAILHLIYSRFWTKVMRDLGLIVNDEPTTRQFSQGMVIKDGAKMSKSRGNVVSPDEMVARYGADAARMYALFAAPPDRDLDWQEDGVAGISRFLGRVFRIVTRFAPVASKANSDSVAAPEGVSLALLRKLHQTIAKVTLDFAGRWHFNTSIAAIMSLVNELVAAEGAMASGEVPPAVVAELLRSLVLMLAPFAPFLAAELWVELGGEGEILRKPWPVSDAALAKEDEIEIPVQINGKLRAVIRVAADADNPTIEAAALAHEKIIEWLAGKTPVKIIIVPGKLVNLVVK; encoded by the coding sequence ATGGCGGAAGAAAAAGAACTTCGGTACGACCCGGCGACGATTGAACCAAAATGGCAGGCGAAGTGGGCGGCGAATCCTGCTCTGTACGCGGCTGAAACGGACACGAGCAAGCCGAAATACTACGTTCTCGAGATGCTGCCCTACCCCAGCGGGCAACTGCATATGGGGCACGTGCGCAACTATTCGATCGGCGATGCGCTGGCCCGGTACATGTGGATGCAGGGGTATAACGTGCTGCATCCCATGGGCTGGGATGCCTTTGGCCTGCCGGCGGAGAACGCCGCGCTCAAGAACAACACGCCTCCGCGCGAATGGACGCTGCAGAACATTGCCGCAATGAAGCGGCAGATGCTGCGGCTTGGCCTGGGATACGACTGGGCCAACGAAATCACGACTTGTCTGCCGGATTATTACCGCTGGAATCAGTGGTTCTTTTTGCGGATGTACGAGCGCGGGCTGGCGTACCGGAAGCAGTCCAAGGTGAACTGGTGCTCGCTGTGCGCGACGGTGCTGGCCAATGAGCAGGTGATCGACGGCTGCTGCTGGCGGCATGAGGACAACATTGTCGAGCAGCGCAATCTGGAGCAGTGGTTTTACCGGATTACGGAGTATGCGCAAGAGTTGCTGGACGGTCTGGACAAGTTGCCGGGCTGGCCGGAGAAGGTGCGCACGATGCAGCGCAACTGGATCGGGCGCAGCGAGGGCACTGAGGTTGATTTCACTGTAGAAGGCGGCGGCGAGAAGATTCGCGTGTTCACGACGCGGGTGGACACGATCTTTGGCGCGACCAGCGTGCAGCTTGCGCCGGAGCATCCGCTAGTTCCGGCGCTGACGGCCGGCAATGTCGCGTTGGAGCGCGAGATCAGCGCGATGATCGACAAGCAGAAGACGGCTCGCGAAGCAGGCGATCTGGGTGCAGTCGAGAAGCATGGCGTGTTTCTCGGGCACTATGCGATTAATCCTTATAACGGCGAGCGGGTGCCGATCTGGGTGGCGAATTATGTCCTGATGGAGTACGGGACGGGCGCGATTATGAGCGTGCCGGGGCATGATGAGCGGGACTTTGAGTTTGCTACGAAGTATGGCGTGGAGATTCGACGGGTGATTCGCCCGGTTGGCGAGTCGGAGGACGAGTCAGAGCTGCCTTTCGTTTCGGAGGTGGGCGTTCTCGTGAATTCAGGCCAGTACGACGGCCTGATTTGCGGTGAGGCGCAGAAGAAGCTGCAGCAGGCTGCGGTGAAGGGTGGTTTTGGCGAGGCGAAGGTAACATTCCGGCTGCGGGACTGGGGCGTGAGCCGCCAGAGGTATTGGGGTACGCCGATTCCGATGGTGAACTGCCCGGAGCATGGGCTGGTTCCGGTGCCGGACGATCAGTTGCCGGTGCTGTTGCCGGAGCAGATCGAGATTACGCAGCAGGGCGGTTCGCCGCTCTCGCGGGTGCCGGAGTTTCTGAATACGACTTGTCCGAAGTGCGGCGGCCCTGCGACGCGCGAGACAGACACGATGGATACCTTTGTCGATTCGAGCTGGTACTTCTATCGCTACACGGACGCGAAGAATTCCAGCGCGCCGTTTTCGTCTGAGATTGCGAATTACTGGTTTCCGATCGATCAGTATATCGGCGGGGTGGAGCACGCGATTCTGCATCTGATCTACTCGCGATTCTGGACGAAAGTGATGCGGGATCTGGGACTGATCGTCAACGATGAACCGACTACGCGGCAGTTTTCGCAGGGGATGGTGATCAAGGACGGCGCGAAGATGTCGAAGTCGCGGGGGAATGTGGTTTCTCCGGACGAGATGGTGGCGCGGTATGGGGCGGACGCTGCGCGCATGTACGCGCTCTTTGCTGCTCCGCCGGATCGCGACCTGGATTGGCAGGAGGATGGGGTTGCGGGGATCAGCCGCTTTCTGGGCCGCGTCTTCCGCATTGTCACGCGCTTTGCGCCCGTTGCTTCGAAGGCGAATTCGGATTCGGTTGCTGCGCCCGAGGGTGTTTCGCTGGCGCTTTTGCGGAAGCTGCATCAGACGATTGCCAAGGTCACGCTCGATTTTGCAGGACGGTGGCATTTCAACACCAGCATCGCAGCGATCATGTCGCTGGTGAATGAGCTGGTTGCCGCGGAGGGCGCGATGGCGTCGGGTGAGGTTCCGCCCGCGGTGGTGGCGGAGCTGTTGAGGTCGCTGGTGCTGATGCTTGCGCCGTTTGCGCCGTTTCTTGCGGCGGAGTTGTGGGTTGAACTTGGCGGCGAGGGTGAGATATTGCGCAAGCCCTGGCCGGTTTCCGACGCGGCGTTGGCCAAAGAGGATGAGATCGAGATTCCTGTGCAGATCAACGGGAAGCTTCGCGCGGTGATTCGCGTGGCGGCGGACGCGGACAATCCGACGATTGAGGCTGCGGCGCTGGCGCACGAGAAGATCATCGAATGGCTGGCGGGCAAGACGCCGGTGAAGATCATCATTGTGCCCGGCAAGCTGGTGAATCTGGTGGTGAAGTAG